CTGAAATTTAccttatttttcagtttttggtaaACTTACCTTTTTTAAATCCCTGTCAAACCTCTGTTTATCACTtacctttgtaccatttcagatTATTCACTAGAATTAAACTgcttgaacaaaaaaatttggaTGTTCGAAGTAATTTTTTACCAATATTATAAATTAAAACGATGCAAATCTGGATAACACACTAGTAGTTAGCTTTAATATCAGTAGTATTTTGGGttcaaaatgcatgcatttactattTTGACTCTgtataagagtgtctgctgaattaCTTGTTATTACCTTGGTAGGAGCAGTCCCTGGACTCAGCTGTGAGGCGTTCTACCACAGATGTCTCCAAATCATCCATGCCTCGCTACCGCCGCTCCAAGTCCCTGGACCGAAGAGCTGCGGATGCCACGGTGTGTCAGATCACTTGGGATATCTACTTTCTTAAACTGTACCTAGCCAAATCCCGATAACAAATGTGCTGGTTTGCCAAAAAACAATCTTGCCAATTAGATTAACTAACACTACTCCAGTGAACAATATATAGAGTTGTGTGGTAAAGTACGGTGGGATGGGGAAGAGTGGAAGAATCATTGGATAGAAAAGGACATTGGATGTAGATTTTGTTTGGTTCACTCATTTGAGTTTGTAGAATTGCTTAATTAATTTCAGAGAACCGAGTTTGCATTTCAAACAAGCTGAATGTTAAGTGGGCAATCAGAGTTAGTACATGTCTGTGACATCACATACCGGCTCTCACCCTCCACAACAACACCAATCTGGCGAATGCAACTCACTCCCTTAATCACAACACCAACCCGGCAATTGCAACTCACCCCACAGATCACAATCACTGGAATTCTAGTCACCTGTTCACTCACCTGTTATCAATCAGCACCGCTATTTTGTTCCATTCAAACCACACTGTCATTGTGAGGTATTGGTTTGCAGTTCAGCAACTGTCATTGAGTATAGTCATTTATAGATTGTCTACCGTGAACCGAATCGCCTTTCGTCTTCCCTCACTGACAACGTTTGTGCCTAATCCTCTTGTACCTTCGCTCCAGAGATCCTGACCTTGACCTACTGCCTGTTCCGTGAACTCGACCATCAGTTTTGACTATTGCCAGTTCTTACTGACCATTCTCCTGGATTCACACTCTGTACCGTTGCCTCAATTCAACTAGCGATCTATGCTTGAATCTGTATCTGCCTCCTGGGATTCATTACAGAATACCTCACCACGATGGATTCAGCAGAGCTCCCCGCCACCTGTCCCAAGATCCTACATGGAGATACCAAAGAAATATGATGAAATGCTAGGGCAATGTCAGGGGTTCCTTCTCCAGTCCTTCCTCTTCATGTCCCACCATGCGGATTACCTCATCACAGACAAGGTGCACTTTCTTATCTCCCTGCTCACTGGCAGAACTTTGGAGTGGGCTACAGCCCTTTGGTCCTCCAACCATCCAGTACTAACGACGGAGGCAGGCTTCTGCACAAGTGTTCAACCACTCAGTGACCGGATGCAGTGTGGGTGATCTCTTGTGCAAGATTCAGCAGGGCAAGAGATCAGCCGCCGAATATGCCCtagagttccggaccctggcttCCTCTGTATAGGGCCACAATGTCACTAGAccaccctgtctcagacccaaggtcttacgctgctatattattgtgctgggggagtagggtcagttctcctccttctccactacagatccttgtagatctaaggaatgcattttctacattttccctgtctcctgccattttaaacttaggaggacatgtgGTCTTGGCCCatacctgaggagtaccaggcttgaaagacccgttgctgtccctgtccaaagtcctcctggttgtgttgcagatcaagacgatacctgacgatttcagctgccactgtgctgtgCTGGTGGTGTACATTGACGATATCCTCATTTACTCTGACAATCGGTCTGACCAATCGGTCCAGCATGTCAAACAGGTACTACAACGCCTAAGAGAACCCTTGACTTACGTGATGGGGGAAAAGAGCGAGTTCCACATTACCACCGTGGCCTTCCTCGGGTTTGTCCTCATACCTGGGGGTGTTGGCATGGCTGACAGTAAAGTAACCGTGGTAGTCAACTGGCCCAGGCCTCGTACTGTGAAGGATCTTCAGCGGTTCCtggggtttgccaatttctattGACGTTTCATACGTAACTTTCCCATGTGCTTTCTTCTTGTCCAAGCTGTCCCCCGCAGAACGCATTTACGACGTGTGTAACCGGGAACTGTTGGCCATCAAACTGGTGCTAGAAGAGTGGAGGCattggttagaaggggccaggCATCCCTTCTTGGTGTTAACAGATCACCACCTGCATTGTTGCTCCCATTCGATGGGAATTCATGGATGCCATCCAAGGGGCTTGATCGAGGATCCCACTCCTGTGGATACTCTGCCCGGGAAGACGTACAAGCCTGCCGCGATGCATCCCCAACTACTCCAATGGACCCACATGTCTTTGACCTCCAGACACCCTGGGGTTACATGCACCATCGAACTGCTGTCCCATCGGTTCTGGTAGTCCTCCTTCTGGGATGATGTCCGCAATTTCATTTTATCCTGTCCAATCTAAGACACCTTGTCACACACCTGTTGGCAAACTCAAGCCCCTTCCTGTGCCACACCGACCATGGTCACACATAGCCATGGACTTCATTACTGATCTCCCTGAGTCCTCTGGGCATACCACTATTCTGGTCATGGTTGACCGGTTTTCTAAAATGTGCCGTCTTGTACCTCTTCCCAAGCTTCCCACCGCCACAGAGACGGCTGACTGCGTCTTCGACCAGGTGTTCCACTTCTATGGGATTCCAGAGCAGATTGTGTTTGATCGGGGTCCACTGTTCACATCCAGGGTCTGGAGGGCTTTCTGTGACCGTCTGGGGATCACGGTCAACCTCTCCTTGGGCTACCACCCGGAATCAAATGGCCAGACAGAACGTCTCAACCAGGAGAAAGGGAAATATCTGCAGCAGTACAGCTCCTCTAACCAGACCGACTGGAGTCGTTACCTACCGTGGGCAGTGTACGCCCAAAGCTTGCTCTTCCATACTTCTCTCCGTCTGACCCCGTTCCAGTGCATGTTGGGCTACTAACCTCTATTGTTCCCTTGGGAGGCCACACCCAGTCATGTGGACACGGTGGACAAATTGTTCAGACGCAGCATGCAGGTGTGGGAGTCTGCTCATGTCCATCCCTAAGCAGAAGTCCTTTGCTGACTGTTGCCACCCCCCTATTCCAGGTGGGGCAACATGTGTGGCTGTCCACCAAGGACATCCGTCTCCGTCTCCCCTCCAGGAAGCTGAGTCCCAGGTACATCGGTCCGTTCAAGATCCTGAAGCATATTAACCCTGTCACTTATCGCCTGCAGCTCCCTAAGTCGTCCCGGATTTCGCCCACGTTCCATGTGTCACTCCTTAAGCCTGTTCACTATAGCCCTGTGCATCAGCCCCTCTCTTGCTATGGGTTTCCCCCTCTGCTGGATGTCAGGGGCAAGCGGGTGTACTCTGTTCATGCTCTGCTGGGCTCCAGGAGGCGTAGGGGTTTCCTTCAGTACCTGGTTGAGTGGGAGGGGTATATCCCGGAGAGACGCTCCTGGGTTCCAGCCAGGACATCCTGGATCTGTCTCTGAATGTGGCATTTCATCGGTACCATCCTGATTGCCCTGCGCCCTGGAAGCGGGGCAGGCCTCGTGGTAGGTCCATTGGGGCGTCGGAAGACGCCTGTGGACGGGGGTACTGTGACATCACGTACTGGCTCACACCCTCCACAACAACAGATCACAAACACCGGAATTCTAGTCACCTGTTCACTCAACTGTTATCAATCAGCACCACTAATTAGTTCCATTCAGACCACTCTGTCCTTATGAGTTACTGTTTTGCAGGTCAGCAACCGTCATTGAGTATAGTCGTTTATAGTTTGTCAACCTTGTTCCGCCttttgttttccctcactgaCAACGTCTGTGCCTACTCCACTTCTACCTTCGCCTGCACTGGTTGGATACTCACGGTTTTGACTATTGCCAGTTCTTACTAACCATTCTTCAGGATTCACGCTCTGTACCGTTGCCTCTATTAAACTAGCGCTCTGTGCTTGAATCTGTATCTGCCTCCTGGGATTCATTACAATGTtccagtaataataatattgtaatattactgattattataatttttaatgTACCTTATGAAGTAATTAATTCATTATATAACCTACTATTGATAATCTAACTCTTTTAACTGTTTGTCTGGCTTGTAACTAGTAGAGGTCACTTTTTTCAAGTGAATCCGGTATGAAAATGATATAAATCCTGGCAGATTTTTAACCCATGCTATGCCAGCGGACGTGACTTAGACCACTAGACACCCCCCACAGCTTGGTTGACCTCAATCAGcttacaatgttttaaaatgataacaTATCGTGTCCCTTCCCAGCCTGACCTTCTCAACTTCAAAAAGGGCTGGATGACTAAATTGGCTGAAAATGGCCAGGTGAGTTGTTTATAATCAttgtgtgtgtaactgtatgtgtttgtgcattcAAATGACCTTTTTTAATTGAGTGTTCATCGATCTTTAGTGGAAGAAGCACTGGTTTGTTCTGACTGATCACACACTGAGGTTCTACAGAGATGCTGTTGCTGAAGAGGTATAGATGATGTTATTCTTAAtatctatataaaaaaaaaaaattctgccaAAGTTGTTTGAGAATTTCATTGTATGCATGTGAGGGGGAGCATTTTGTTCTCTGCATGTCCAAAATTGtctttttgtataattttatttcaggctGCTGATATGCTTGGTGAGGTTAACCTGTCAACTTGTTTTGACATCACAGACTACCCAGTTCAAAGGAACTATGGTTTCCAGATCCATGTAAGTAGATATACTTAACCTTCTGTCAAAAAATGAAAGCAGAAATCACATTGAGGCTCTCCTCCCCACCACCCAGACGGCAGATGGAGTGATCACCCTTTGTGCCGTGACTTCTGGGACCCGGAGGAACTGGGTCCAGGCTGTCATGAAAAACATCAGGCCCACAGTGGCCCCAGATGTCACAAGGTAAAGGTCATTTCTCCAGAAGAGAAATTGAGGTAGGCTTTATTGATTTACTTTAAATCCAATAAAAGGCAGACAATACAAAACAACTGTTTGTAATGAAAAATGGCATCTATCACAGAACCCCTCAATCTCCTGATTGTCAAaaaagtcttttttttattttcctgctCTGTCCTCCATGCTGCCCTGTAGGAAAAACATGATACTGATACTGTCCTCTCTCAGAGCCAGGTTAAAACCTCTGGGGTTAAAACCTCTTCAACCTTAGACATGACTGTCTCTACGTACAATGACCAGACCTGGGTCAAAATCAttacaataaatgtttatttgcttAATTGGGACCAATTCCTTCTGTACCTCTGGCACTCCAGGAACAGAGTTCTCTACTTTTGATGCTAGGTCTGATGTACATTAAATGTAGATATTGTTTTTCTAGAACAAGACTAGTTTATTTTGTCATAGCAAGCTGTCATAGTGTTATGTGATGATTTGACAAGGATAAATTCTCTTCTATATCTTTGGTATTTCAGTTCTTTTTCAGAGCAGAATGTGCCACCAGTGCTACAAGATCAAACCCCTAATGAGATGCGCTCAGCAGAGGAAGATGGGGATACAGATCAAAGAAAGAACAGCAAAATCCGTGATCGTCGTCGCGAGGGGCGCTACAAAACCTTTGATTGGGCTGATTTCAGTCGCCAAAAGAGCAAAGAAGAGGCGGAGCCCCGTAGACAGACACTTCCTCTGGCAGGATGGGACAACAAAGCCAGCGGTAGCCCCTACCCTAGCTCCTCCTCCCCTGCATCCTCTCCGGTAGCCTCATGCTATTCCTCCATGGCATCATCCTCGGCCTCTCAGTGCCTCAGAGAGACTGCGACTTATCAAGAGGTGGAGGGGAAAGATGAGAAAACCGCTCCACCCATGCTTACCCAGGCAACATCCACGGTTACTTCTTTAAAGGAGACAAGCGACGCTGAGACCAAAACTCCCACAAGAACCCCAACACTTCATACTCAAAATAAGTATTTTCAAAGAAGTGCTTCGGAGTTGGACAGCGGCTCCACCTTTCCTACACCAGATATGTCGGTTGGGCATGGCGATGCTGTCTACATCCCTACAGACGCTCCTGTGAATGTCCCTAGCGTTGACCTTAGCGATTGCCTTGTAAACAGAACTAGCGTCAATCCTGGTGAAGGCCTTGGCAATGTACAGATGGAGACCACACCGGTGAGACAAGAGGGGCAGTCAGTTAATCCCATCAGTTACTCAGACCAATCCCCTGAAGAGATGGAACAGTCATCTGATCCTCAGACTTTACCACTGGTCAAAGAGGTGTGTACTGTGGTCAGAGTGTGATTTTGGCTAGCAATAGGCTTGTGTTTGCTTGAGTGTGTTTGAGCATTGTTTGTGGTGGTTTGTGCTTTAAGAGtgttgtcagtttttttttttttagcaagttTTTGTGTCTTTAGCTGGAGCGGACACTGAGAGAGTTGTCCAGACTCCAGCAGGTGAACATCAGTTTGGAGGAACAGCTGCAGCAGGAGAAGGAACACAATGCCAGGGAGAGCCACTTATTGCAGGTCTGACAAAATGTGAATTCTTAAAGAAGCACTTCACCCTGGGGTCTCCTTAGGTGGCATCATGTCTGAGAGATTTCCTGGGCAGAGAGATTTGTGCCACACAATTGGCTAGAAGGAgcaaagtttgttttatgtgcATCAAAAATCCTGGAGTATTATATCACTGTGTGGACAAAGATGAAAGCGATCTGAAAGTATCATGaagccatgttttgtttcagtttgGTAAGACTCAATCACAAGTTGATAGAGCCATCTGATGTATTTCAGCAATGTTACTATGAGCAGATATATTGCTAAATTTACGAGGTGTCTACATTATTCCTCCTTTTAAGATACAAAAATTTGAGGCCATTATTTCCTGCCCTGCCATAGTCCCTCCCATCCACAGGTTATTTTAAACATCAAACCTGGATACTGCTAGCCAGCTAACTTTACAATAACAGCACAATGACTTGTTGTCATGATTTGAAGGATTACCTTTTGGAAATGATATGGGCCATACATGTTTGAAGTTTGCTACTGTGCTGCGGATTTGAAAGACAGTGGTAGCTGGATATTATTGAGATTATCTTTTCCAGTGAAACTTTTTCAAATATGTTCAACAATAATTTAGACCTCAAAGGTTTAACAGAACCAAAACAGCAAATGTCTATTAATTTGTGCCTTGCTTAAATAAAAAGTAGGAAACAAACAGTGGGAAATTACTGCTTATTTTGGCTACGTTATGAAGATACAGTAACCATTTGTATTTGGCTAGTAAtctactgtaaaacatttagtcTGCTCTTTTTACATATGGCTTGTTACTGTCGTTATGATGGCAAATTATTTGAGCCTTGCTTATTGAAAACCCTGTCTGTGGAATTAACTATTGAGGTCTGTGGCCAGCATTTTACTGTTTAATGTAttaacaaatgcaaatgcagtTACTATTGCAGATATTTGAGCTACTGATTTAATGGAAagttgagaaagcatgaattCTTAACTATTTCTACGGGTAAATGTGTGTTCAACTGCACCAGCCAATCACACAAAGGTATAGCATCCTctttttagatatggcaagttaaaatacaaattgaTTTGAGTCTCACTTATTAAAAACTGTGGCTATGAGAGTTGAGTCACAAGCAATCTTCTGTACAATGCCTACTATTTGAAACATTGCTATACTTGCAACAAACGTTGATATACATTGATACAttcatatatattcatatacattCATATAACAACCAGATTTAGTGGAAATTAGAGTGAGTGGGAATTCTAAATTCTagtggaaaatgtgtgttaatcTTAGTGTTTCTTGCCAAGTAACTGGAAAGGAAGAAATTGCTTGTTAAAAGGAAATTGTTAATGGAATTGTTGGTGACCATCATATAACGACCAGATTTGGTGTATAGTTGAGTGCATGAATTCTCATTGCTAttggtaaatgtgttttattgttaatgttAGTTGGTATGTTAAATAAGCAGTGTAAATGCAAACAGTGTGTTTACCACGATCTGTTTACTTATGGGTGCACACTTCTGCGTTGGCTTGTAATAATCAGCgttgatgtttaaaaaaaaaaggtattctAAAAAGTACTGACTAATCTGATCACTGTTTTGTTAGGGAAGAATTGCTAtgaattttatatatatatttcacgaACAGATCGATAAAGAGGAAGTAGATtctacagcaacattttaatgtaattatcaTTGCTGGTTATAGCACTTCCAAACTTTGTATAACTACAGATACCTCTTTAGAAaagtaattcattttaattaatagaCAGTTAAGGGTGCAATACAGGAATCAGAAAGGCATATGCAAAAAACTTCCCATTccaaacagaaagagaggagagacattttgaaataaacttgcctaattgaaataaatgttcCTTTCTTTCAGAATGGGCTGCTGATTTCTTCTAACCCATCCTCTTCAGCACAGGCATGTGCTTGGCAGCGCCTTCAGAAGCTGAACCAGGACCTGCGGTTTGAGCTAGAGGCACAGAGGAGTAGCCAAGAGGAGGCGCAAGAGACTGAGCTGCAGCGTAGAGCTGAGCTTATTGCCTTACAAGCGCGGGCTTTGAGTGCAGGAGAGGCTGCATCTCTTGCATGTGCTGAGCTAGAGCAGGAGCGTCAGCGTTTCCGGGAGATGCAAGAAGAGGGGGAGCGTGACCGCAGACAGGAAGTGGAGCGTCTGCGTCAGCGGTTACAGGAGGTGACAACCCGGCTGCGAGCCACACTGGAGGCGCAATCCATAAAGGAGGAGCGCTTGCAAAAGCACCTGGGCCTCCTGCAGGAGAGTcaggaaagggagagggggagactgGGGGCAAGCCTGGCCCACTCTGAGTGCCGGATGCAGGACCTGCAGGAGCGCCTACAGAGGGCTGAGCAGCAAGTGGAGACATTGCAGAAGGGCCAGGTGCAGGATCAGCCGTGGGCTAAGAAAGGTGAGGTGGCGGAGGCTCAGCAGCAGCTGCAAGAAGAGCTGGCCCGGACTTTGGCGGCTGTTGAGCGgctgcagagggagggagagcagcTGGAGACACGGTGCCAGGAGCTGCAGAACCAACTGGCCGAGGCGGACGGGGAGGTTGGTCGGCTGAGGAGCCGTCTGCAGACTGAAGAGACTGACTACTACAACCTGGAACACTCCTACGAGAGGGTGTGTGAGGAACTGCAGCAAGCTTTAGGACAGGCgcaggacagggagacagcaGCCCGGGAGAGCTACAACAGGCTACTGGAGAGAAAGGAACAAGAGCTGAGTGAAGCCTTGGTTAAGATGGCTGCCCTAGGAAGCAGCTTGGAGGAGACAGAGCTGAAACTTAATGAGGCAAAGGAAGCTTGCACCTCTGCCACTCTTCCGCTCTCTGACGTAACTCACAATGAActtaaaataatctacagtgGTCTCGAGACCCCGACCATTGAACATTCCAATGACAATGCAATAAGTGGCTGCGTCTCTGATGTAAACCAGGCAGGAGCTTGCTTATGTTCAGTTAACCCAGCCTACCAGTACATTGTTGCAGCCGGAGACAACACAGACAGGTTAGTGTCAGTGATCCAGGTCCTGGAGAACAAGCTGCATGTGACCGAGGAGAAACTAAGAGACATTACCCAGAGACTGGGGGAACCACAGGGTCAGTGGAGCAGCAGTGCTGCTGCCGACCCCCATATTCGCTCCCAACTAACCCAGAGTCGGGCTGCAACCCAACGACTCAGccttttgctccacaaccaggCCAAGCAGAGCAGGCGCTTTGCCCTGGAGACGGAAGGCCGAACCAAGGTGCTGGGTAGGCAGTGTCAAGCAGCTCTAGCCACTATTGAAGCCTGCAGAGAGAGGATCCAAGCACTGCTGAGGAAACctgtaggtaacagcaggcctGACTTAGAAGCAGTGCTCTGTGCCCTGGAGATGCAGATGATCACCGCTGCAGCCTGCCTTAGGCAAGGAGAAAGAACTGCAGATGACCAACTGCGTGAATGCCGCCAAGCTCAAAAGGAGGAGGAAGGCTTGATTGAAGCCAAGACAGATGAGAGGGAGGAGCAAATGTGTGCCATGGATGATGAAGCTGGACAGGGAATGTTTAGCAGGGTGTTAACCCTGGAAGCATCTGTGTTAGAGAAAATTGCATCAATCCTGCAAAtccaagacaacatattttgCCAGACCAGTGACCTGCTTAGTTTAGATGGTGATGCAGCACATGCTTACACTGATGTGCTTTCTAAATGGATGGCACTCGAAACAGAGCATGGCAAACCAGTAAGTGGTGACACTGTGACAGAGGAGAGTACCATTGCCAGGGTCTGTGTCAGAGCCGAGCTGGCCTACATTGCTCTGACCTTACAGCGTCGCTACCAGGGGGAGCCTCTCCCTTCAGACTCCAATAACCCAACCAGGCTGGGTTCTCAGCCAGAGGAACTGTTTGGTGGTGCTGGGGATAACAAACTGAGCTTTGGTTGGGCCAGGTGTCTGGCTGATGTCAGTCCACCAGAACTGGCTCCTTATGAGGAACAACTGCAGCTGGAGTCCAGAGACCTTGTAGACAACTTGCTGCAAAGGGATCAGTCAGTCCAGAGTGGGAACAAGGCTGAGATACAACCTGACCAGACCGAAAGACTTGCAGCCAATCTACAGAAAAGGGCCAATTTCTTGCGCCAACTGAGCCAGGAGATCTCCAGCAGCAGTCCCACAGAGGGGGAGAGTAGTGCTGTGACACAGAGATGTTGGTTGAATAGCTTGGAATTTTTTACAACACTGCTGGCCCGAACCGAGATGACCTACGTGGTCTTGCGTTTGCAGGTGGATTATGACCAGGAGCTACAGCGATACAAGGAGGCATGTGACAACCTGCAGACAATGTGTCAGGAGCAGGAGGCAACGCTGACCAAGGAGCGCTGCGCATTTAGTCACAACCTGTCACGACTGGAGGAAGACTGCCAAGCCATCAAGGAGAAGCTGGAGCAAGCTGAGCAAATGAGAGCTGCTTCAGAGAGTGAGTCCCAAAGGAAGGTGGGTGCACTCTTAGCAGACATCGAGAGCATTGAGTATTGCCACGAGGAGCAGGTGGAGAAGCTGGAGAAAGTGTTCCAAGGGAAGATACAGGAGCTCCAAAATATCCATGAGGAGGAAATGATACGTCTTCATAGCCACCATGCTTGTTCCACCTGTGTTGTAACCGATACACAACATGAGTCCCGCTCATCACAGACAACCCCTCTTCCTGAGAAAGCCACTTCCTACCTGGACTTTAAAATAGATTCTGCCATATTGACAGAGGGACTAAATCTGGATGGAGACAGTGAAATGGACCCGGTGTCCATGGCAACAATGAAGGAGCGTATACATGAGCTTGAGACGCAGGTGAACACAATGGAAGAAGAGGCAGGAAGCAGGAATTTGCAAAGGCATGAAGTTGCCATGAGGGAAGCTTACCAGAGAGACCTGGAAAACTTCAAGGTATAACACAGACCACACAGAATTATCAACATGTATACACATTATTATGTAAATACCAATGCTTTAATATGCATCACTTCAAATGTcattccaaatacatttataataaaaatagatGTTGGAATGTAAATGGGTATACCTTATGGAAGCGTGTGAAAACCATTCCTTACAGGCATCTTGTGAGCGAGGCTTCACTGCCATGGAAGCAGTACATCAGAAGCTGGTGGAGGACCTCCAGCGGCAGCACCAGAGGGAGGTGACCACACTTCTGCAGGAGAGAGACCGTCTATTGGAAGAGGAGACTGCTGCCACCGTTGCAGGTAAAACCACTGGGCCATACATCCccatttccataaaagttgggacgctgcgtaaaatgcaaataaaaacagaatgcaatgatgtgcaaatcattaatccctttatttaattcaaaatagtacaaagacaacatatcaaatgttgaaattgagaaaagttgttgtttttgaaaaaagaatgccaattttgaatttgatgctttttcaaaaaaagttgggacggcatgtttaccattgtgttgcatcacctcttttaacaatactctgtaagcatttgggaagtgcatttcataatgcag
This is a stretch of genomic DNA from Esox lucius isolate fEsoLuc1 chromosome 11, fEsoLuc1.pri, whole genome shotgun sequence. It encodes these proteins:
- the LOC105029103 gene encoding plectin isoform X1, whose translation is MSKKQNVTVCFVSVFFIIVFYRYFIGWQETLVVHPKTNKLTEKKRKGDTVTSQEPEPAKVAVTSGVDQLDRKNSFSSKSSVDSAGSVSSSYSSCPSCTISRSASSSVSNSVSDSASRRCTSKATVEKTLTSRPWRYQEEMQPQRIEGGRARTLSSSRSSPSISSYSTVSASSPSISSSASLSQLSKTNSRDNAKQVHLFSGPKSRTESGYSSLEKKAPALDTHQPSSSMSNLSPRDPTRRSQVMDQLEGDHVDNMDTSSSSESASSSASFSKTNSTRQTRSSRLPINKKQEQSLDSAVRRSTTDVSKSSMPRYRRSKSLDRRAADATPDLLNFKKGWMTKLAENGQWKKHWFVLTDHTLRFYRDAVAEEAADMLGEVNLSTCFDITDYPVQRNYGFQIHTADGVITLCAVTSGTRRNWVQAVMKNIRPTVAPDVTSSFSEQNVPPVLQDQTPNEMRSAEEDGDTDQRKNSKIRDRRREGRYKTFDWADFSRQKSKEEAEPRRQTLPLAGWDNKASGSPYPSSSSPASSPVASCYSSMASSSASQCLRETATYQEVEGKDEKTAPPMLTQATSTVTSLKETSDAETKTPTRTPTLHTQNKYFQRSASELDSGSTFPTPDMSVGHGDAVYIPTDAPVNVPSVDLSDCLVNRTSVNPGEGLGNVQMETTPVRQEGQSVNPISYSDQSPEEMEQSSDPQTLPLVKELERTLRELSRLQQVNISLEEQLQQEKEHNARESHLLQNGLLISSNPSSSAQACAWQRLQKLNQDLRFELEAQRSSQEEAQETELQRRAELIALQARALSAGEAASLACAELEQERQRFREMQEEGERDRRQEVERLRQRLQEVTTRLRATLEAQSIKEERLQKHLGLLQESQERERGRLGASLAHSECRMQDLQERLQRAEQQVETLQKGQVQDQPWAKKGEVAEAQQQLQEELARTLAAVERLQREGEQLETRCQELQNQLAEADGEVGRLRSRLQTEETDYYNLEHSYERVCEELQQALGQAQDRETAARESYNRLLERKEQELSEALVKMAALGSSLEETELKLNEAKEACTSATLPLSDVTHNELKIIYSGLETPTIEHSNDNAISGCVSDVNQAGACLCSVNPAYQYIVAAGDNTDRLVSVIQVLENKLHVTEEKLRDITQRLGEPQGQWSSSAAADPHIRSQLTQSRAATQRLSLLLHNQAKQSRRFALETEGRTKVLGRQCQAALATIEACRERIQALLRKPVGNSRPDLEAVLCALEMQMITAAACLRQGERTADDQLRECRQAQKEEEGLIEAKTDEREEQMCAMDDEAGQGMFSRVLTLEASVLEKIASILQIQDNIFCQTSDLLSLDGDAAHAYTDVLSKWMALETEHGKPVSGDTVTEESTIARVCVRAELAYIALTLQRRYQGEPLPSDSNNPTRLGSQPEELFGGAGDNKLSFGWARCLADVSPPELAPYEEQLQLESRDLVDNLLQRDQSVQSGNKAEIQPDQTERLAANLQKRANFLRQLSQEISSSSPTEGESSAVTQRCWLNSLEFFTTLLARTEMTYVVLRLQVDYDQELQRYKEACDNLQTMCQEQEATLTKERCAFSHNLSRLEEDCQAIKEKLEQAEQMRAASESESQRKVGALLADIESIEYCHEEQVEKLEKVFQGKIQELQNIHEEEMIRLHSHHACSTCVVTDTQHESRSSQTTPLPEKATSYLDFKIDSAILTEGLNLDGDSEMDPVSMATMKERIHELETQVNTMEEEAGSRNLQRHEVAMREAYQRDLENFKASCERGFTAMEAVHQKLVEDLQRQHQREVTTLLQERDRLLEEETAATVAAIEVMRNAHQEELERSQRSQLSRGSSEITALRSEYEVELQSLHRELEVLSDQYSQKCLESAQQNQAFEAQRQALLKCQKEKQELSTHKQELTQKLTEEISQMHSRFSGELSTTAFQGKDLYELEVILRVRDTELQWLKQETQSLKEELKAALRDKEYTTDKLKALYAEFDVSRFKVQCDITKSQDEVRTATGSPSDEECSVNSPTAAPAYGIGTSTNNPDFLKERSTLTRQIRVGRSKSLKEGLSVQERMKLFEPMD